Proteins from one Roseovarius nanhaiticus genomic window:
- the secA gene encoding preprotein translocase subunit SecA, which yields MLGLGTVARKVFGTANDRKVKATRPLIDKINALEPEIEALDDAGIIAKTDDLRARIKAGENIDALLPEAFANCREAARRALGLRAFDVQLMGGIFLHQGNISEMKTGEGKTLVATFPAYLNALSGEGVHIVTVNDYLAKRDAEWMSAVFGALGMTTGVVYPNQPEDEKQRAYACDVTYATNNELGFDYLRDNMKSELTQMSQRGHHYAIVDEVDSILIDEARTPLIISGPAQDRSDLYIAIDKLIPELKEEHYKIDEKTRGVSFTDEGNEFLETLLVEREVLPEDQSLYDPESTTIVHHVNQALRAHKLFQKDKDYIVRDKEIVLIDEFTGRMMSGRRLSDGLHQAIEAKEGADIQPENVTLAQVTFQNYFRLYDKLSGMTGTAMTEADEFAEIYGLGVVAVPTNRPIARIDKDDAVFRTTAEKYKAVVEEIKEANAKGQPTLVGTTSIEKSEMISQLLTDAGITHNVLNARQHEKEAQIVGDAGKLGAVTIATNMAGRGTDIKLGGNVDMQIMQAIAADPEGDPAEIRARIEAEHAADEQAVKDAGGLFVLATERHESRRIDNQLRGRSGRQGDPGQSSFFLSLDDDLMRIFGSERLEKVLSGLGMKEDEAIIHPWVNKSLERAQAKVEGRNFDIRKQLLKFDDVMNEQRKVIFKQRLDIMRADDLSDIVKDMRGEVIDDLVDQYMPPKTYADQWDMEGMHAAILEQLNMDLPVQAWADEEGVDDEDISERIEKHANEMMAKKAVAFGANNMRMIEKQLLLQTIDAKWREHLLTLEHLRSVVGFRGYAQRDPLNEYKNEAFSLFESMLDSLRQDVTQKLSQVQPVSEADQQALLQKMMKERAALEAQTSAGTPQEDGRDTATRPAEAAREGFDENDPATWGNPSRNTACPCGSGEKFKHCHGRIA from the coding sequence ATGCTGGGTTTAGGAACGGTCGCCCGTAAGGTTTTCGGCACGGCGAACGACCGCAAGGTCAAGGCCACGCGCCCCCTGATCGACAAGATCAATGCGCTGGAGCCCGAGATCGAGGCGCTGGACGACGCAGGCATTATTGCCAAGACCGATGATTTGCGTGCCCGCATCAAGGCGGGCGAGAATATTGACGCGCTCCTGCCCGAAGCCTTCGCCAACTGCCGCGAGGCTGCGCGCCGCGCGCTGGGCCTGCGGGCCTTCGATGTGCAGCTCATGGGCGGGATCTTTCTGCACCAGGGCAACATATCCGAGATGAAGACCGGCGAGGGCAAGACGCTGGTTGCGACCTTTCCCGCCTACCTCAATGCACTCAGCGGCGAGGGTGTCCATATCGTCACCGTCAACGATTACCTGGCCAAGCGTGACGCAGAATGGATGAGCGCCGTGTTCGGTGCGCTGGGTATGACCACAGGCGTCGTCTATCCCAACCAGCCCGAGGACGAGAAGCAGCGCGCCTATGCCTGTGACGTGACCTACGCGACGAACAATGAGCTGGGCTTCGACTATCTGCGCGACAACATGAAATCCGAGCTGACCCAAATGAGCCAGCGCGGCCATCACTATGCGATCGTGGACGAGGTCGACAGCATCCTGATCGACGAGGCGCGTACGCCCTTGATCATTTCTGGCCCGGCGCAGGATCGCAGCGATCTTTATATCGCCATCGACAAGCTGATCCCCGAGCTCAAGGAAGAGCATTACAAGATCGACGAAAAGACCCGCGGTGTCAGTTTTACCGACGAAGGCAATGAATTCCTGGAAACGCTGCTGGTCGAGCGCGAAGTCCTGCCCGAGGATCAATCGCTCTACGATCCCGAAAGCACGACGATCGTCCACCATGTCAACCAGGCGCTGCGCGCGCACAAGCTGTTTCAGAAGGACAAGGATTACATCGTCCGCGACAAGGAAATCGTCCTGATCGACGAATTCACCGGCCGCATGATGTCGGGCCGCCGCCTGTCGGACGGTCTGCACCAGGCAATCGAGGCCAAGGAAGGCGCGGATATTCAGCCCGAGAACGTGACGCTGGCACAGGTCACGTTCCAGAACTACTTCCGCCTCTATGACAAGCTGTCGGGCATGACCGGCACCGCCATGACCGAGGCGGATGAATTCGCCGAGATCTACGGCCTGGGCGTTGTAGCGGTGCCCACCAACCGGCCCATCGCGCGGATCGACAAGGATGATGCGGTATTCCGCACCACGGCCGAGAAATACAAGGCCGTCGTCGAGGAGATCAAGGAAGCGAATGCCAAGGGTCAGCCAACGCTGGTCGGCACCACTTCCATCGAGAAATCCGAGATGATCAGCCAGCTCCTGACGGACGCGGGCATCACGCATAACGTTCTGAACGCGCGCCAGCATGAAAAAGAGGCGCAGATCGTCGGCGACGCGGGCAAGCTGGGCGCCGTGACCATTGCGACCAACATGGCGGGGCGCGGCACGGACATCAAACTTGGCGGCAATGTCGACATGCAGATCATGCAGGCGATTGCCGCCGACCCGGAAGGTGATCCCGCCGAAATCCGCGCCCGGATCGAGGCGGAGCATGCCGCCGACGAGCAGGCGGTCAAGGACGCGGGCGGTCTTTTTGTCCTCGCGACCGAGCGGCACGAGAGCCGCCGCATCGACAACCAGCTGCGCGGCCGTTCGGGCCGTCAGGGCGATCCGGGCCAATCCTCGTTCTTCCTGTCGCTGGACGATGATCTGATGCGCATCTTCGGATCCGAGCGGCTGGAAAAGGTGCTGTCGGGTCTCGGCATGAAAGAGGACGAGGCGATCATCCACCCTTGGGTGAACAAGTCGCTGGAGCGCGCGCAGGCCAAGGTCGAGGGGCGCAACTTCGACATCCGCAAGCAGCTGCTCAAGTTCGACGACGTGATGAACGAGCAGCGCAAGGTGATCTTCAAGCAGCGGCTCGACATCATGCGCGCCGATGATCTCAGCGATATCGTCAAGGACATGCGTGGCGAGGTGATCGACGATCTGGTCGATCAATACATGCCGCCCAAGACCTACGCCGATCAGTGGGACATGGAGGGCATGCACGCCGCCATCCTCGAACAGCTCAACATGGATCTGCCCGTTCAGGCCTGGGCGGACGAAGAGGGCGTCGACGACGAGGATATCAGCGAGCGCATCGAGAAGCACGCGAACGAGATGATGGCGAAAAAGGCTGTGGCCTTTGGCGCGAACAACATGCGGATGATCGAAAAGCAGCTTCTGCTTCAGACCATCGATGCCAAGTGGCGCGAGCATCTGCTGACACTTGAACATCTGCGCAGTGTCGTCGGGTTCCGAGGCTACGCGCAACGCGATCCGCTGAACGAATACAAGAACGAGGCGTTTTCCCTTTTCGAGTCGATGCTGGACAGCTTGCGTCAGGACGTGACCCAAAAGCTGAGTCAGGTTCAGCCCGTGTCTGAGGCGGATCAGCAGGCGCTCTTGCAAAAGATGATGAAGGAGCGTGCCGCGCTGGAGGCGCAGACATCGGCAGGAACGCCCCAGGAGGATGGCCGCGACACCGCCACCCGTCCCGCCGAGGCCGCGCGCGAGGGCTTCGATGAAAATGATCCCGCCACTTGGGGCAATCCCAGCCGCAACACGGCCTGCCCCTGCGGATCCGGCGAAAAGTTCAAGCATTGCCATGGCCGCATCGCCTGA
- a CDS encoding substrate-binding domain-containing protein — translation MQHLRAASFAALFPCLLALLAGSPVAAQDVTLTSRDGDVTIAGDLLGFDGEFYRVDTIYGELTVDGSGVLCEGPGCPNLNAYVAEATLSGAPTMGRVLMPALIEAFALRQGLELSRENTSDIAFTYTLSDPEADEARGRFHIRLTNTDEGFADLLAGEADMVMSLREVTRAEAIRGREIGLGDLRDARRSRVLALDALVPLVSAGNPVTQITTPELAQVLSGEITDWTPLGGADAPIAVHLHDSTTGLGQATERQMLRGGATGFAGDARRHLNGESLSGAVAQDPFAIGVGSRSQKGLTFELALTGDCGFGMTATRRAVKTEDYPLTAPMFLYLPARRLPKMMREFLAFTREPAAQLVVRRAGFVDQLPEEIAIDDQGDRFANAVLRAGEDVSLEDLQRMVRLLSPLKRLTTTFRFEPGSTRLDAQSRANVESLARALESGFYDGRQLVFVGFSDGEGPASANQKIALRRADTVKEAVIRMAETAQLDRMSLETEAFGEAMPMACDDSEWGRRANRRVEIWMR, via the coding sequence ATGCAACATCTACGTGCGGCGAGTTTCGCCGCACTTTTTCCTTGTCTGTTGGCCCTGTTAGCCGGATCGCCAGTGGCCGCGCAGGACGTGACCCTCACATCACGCGACGGCGACGTCACAATTGCGGGCGACCTTCTGGGTTTTGACGGAGAATTCTATCGCGTCGATACGATCTACGGCGAATTGACCGTTGATGGCTCAGGTGTTCTCTGCGAGGGCCCGGGGTGCCCCAATCTGAATGCCTATGTGGCCGAAGCGACCCTGTCGGGCGCGCCCACAATGGGCCGCGTCCTGATGCCCGCCCTGATTGAGGCGTTCGCGCTGCGTCAGGGACTGGAATTATCGCGAGAAAATACCTCCGATATCGCGTTCACCTACACGCTGTCCGATCCTGAGGCCGATGAGGCACGCGGACGCTTTCATATTCGGCTGACCAACACCGACGAAGGCTTTGCCGATCTGCTGGCGGGCGAGGCTGACATGGTCATGTCCTTGCGCGAGGTCACCCGCGCCGAGGCGATCCGTGGCCGAGAGATCGGTCTTGGCGATTTGCGCGATGCACGCCGCAGCCGCGTTCTGGCCCTCGATGCGCTGGTGCCGCTGGTCTCGGCGGGCAATCCGGTGACGCAGATCACCACGCCCGAGCTGGCGCAGGTTTTGTCGGGTGAGATCACGGACTGGACCCCGCTTGGCGGCGCCGATGCGCCCATTGCCGTCCATCTTCACGACAGCACGACCGGCTTGGGGCAGGCGACCGAGCGGCAGATGCTACGCGGTGGTGCGACCGGCTTTGCCGGGGATGCGCGCCGCCATTTGAACGGAGAGTCGCTGTCCGGCGCCGTGGCGCAGGATCCCTTTGCCATTGGTGTCGGCAGCCGGTCGCAAAAGGGCCTGACCTTCGAGCTTGCTTTGACGGGTGATTGCGGTTTCGGCATGACGGCCACGCGCCGCGCTGTCAAAACCGAGGATTATCCACTGACCGCGCCCATGTTCCTTTACTTGCCCGCGCGCCGCCTGCCAAAGATGATGCGCGAATTTCTGGCCTTCACCCGCGAGCCTGCGGCGCAGTTGGTGGTCCGCCGCGCAGGATTTGTTGACCAGCTGCCAGAAGAAATCGCCATCGACGATCAGGGCGATCGGTTTGCCAATGCGGTCTTGCGCGCGGGCGAAGATGTGAGCCTCGAAGATCTGCAGCGCATGGTGCGCTTGCTCAGCCCGCTGAAGCGGCTGACGACGACCTTCCGGTTTGAGCCGGGCTCGACCAGGCTGGACGCGCAATCGCGCGCAAATGTCGAGAGCCTGGCGCGCGCGTTGGAAAGCGGGTTCTACGACGGGCGCCAACTGGTTTTCGTGGGGTTCTCGGATGGCGAGGGTCCGGCCAGTGCCAACCAGAAGATCGCGCTGCGGCGCGCCGATACGGTCAAGGAGGCAGTGATCCGCATGGCCGAAACGGCCCAACTGGATCGCATGAGCCTTGAGACCGAGGCATTTGGCGAGGCGATGCCGATGGCCTGCGATGACAGTGAATGGGGCCGCAGGGCCAATCGGCGGGTCGAGATCTGGATGCGCTGA
- a CDS encoding DUF4336 domain-containing protein — protein MSTLNHATGYEPLNTLKPVAPDIWLIDGPALRFYGMPYSTRCTVIRLNSGDLWVHSPTLLTDNLRDEIAVLGPVRYLVAPNWIHYSHISEWQAAYPGAQSFAAPGVAQRAAKKGALVDFDHDLTQDAPAAWSDEIDQMIVAGSRVHREAVFFHRASETLILADLIENFETAKLPVWMRPLVWIAGIDDSDGKMPLDMRLTFRKAPLADCVERMIDWGPQRIILAHGRWYQRDGVGELRRAFRRILRDREWTAVMDRMERDRQNKHE, from the coding sequence TTGTCCACCCTGAACCACGCCACGGGCTACGAGCCTCTCAATACGCTCAAGCCCGTGGCACCCGACATCTGGCTGATCGACGGGCCTGCCCTGCGCTTTTATGGCATGCCCTATTCGACCCGTTGCACCGTCATCAGGCTGAACTCCGGTGATCTTTGGGTACATTCCCCGACGCTGCTAACCGACAACTTGCGAGACGAAATCGCAGTGCTAGGGCCAGTCCGCTACTTGGTTGCGCCGAACTGGATCCACTACAGCCATATCAGCGAATGGCAGGCGGCCTATCCCGGTGCGCAGTCTTTCGCTGCGCCCGGCGTCGCACAGCGCGCAGCGAAAAAAGGCGCCTTGGTCGACTTCGACCACGATCTGACGCAGGACGCTCCTGCGGCATGGAGCGATGAGATTGACCAGATGATCGTCGCAGGATCGCGCGTTCACCGCGAGGCCGTGTTTTTCCACCGTGCCTCCGAGACGCTGATCCTCGCCGACCTGATCGAGAACTTCGAAACCGCCAAGCTGCCTGTCTGGATGCGCCCTCTGGTCTGGATCGCGGGCATCGACGACAGCGACGGCAAGATGCCGCTCGATATGCGTCTGACGTTCCGCAAAGCGCCCTTGGCGGATTGCGTCGAGCGCATGATTGACTGGGGGCCGCAGCGCATCATCCTCGCCCATGGCCGCTGGTATCAGCGCGACGGCGTCGGAGAGTTGCGCCGTGCCTTTCGCCGCATCCTGCGGGATCGCGAATGGACCGCAGTCATGGACCGGATGGAGCGGGATCGACAAAACAAACACGAATGA
- a CDS encoding peptidylprolyl isomerase — translation MRNLLTALLITAGAPALATGLEIDIAGEANGTVTIDLYEDVAPNHVERVTALAEQGAYDGIVFHRVIDGFMAQTGDVQFGKYDGGDMRRAGTGGSDMPDLEAEFSDQPFEPGVLGMARSQSPDSANSQFFIMFEPAPHLNGQYTVFGKVTDGMDVVNAIKRGTGGNGAVVGEPDRITAVRVTD, via the coding sequence ATGCGTAATCTCCTGACTGCACTCTTGATCACTGCAGGCGCACCTGCGCTGGCGACCGGCCTTGAAATCGACATCGCAGGCGAGGCCAACGGCACCGTCACCATCGACCTTTACGAGGATGTCGCGCCCAATCATGTCGAGCGGGTCACGGCCTTGGCCGAGCAGGGCGCCTATGACGGCATCGTCTTTCACCGGGTGATCGACGGCTTCATGGCGCAAACCGGCGATGTCCAGTTCGGCAAATACGACGGCGGCGACATGCGCCGCGCGGGCACCGGAGGCAGCGACATGCCTGATCTCGAGGCCGAGTTTTCGGATCAACCCTTCGAGCCCGGTGTTCTGGGCATGGCGCGCAGCCAAAGCCCTGACAGCGCCAACAGCCAGTTCTTCATCATGTTCGAACCTGCCCCGCACCTGAACGGCCAATATACCGTCTTTGGCAAGGTAACGGACGGCATGGACGTGGTGAACGCAATCAAGCGGGGCACGGGCGGCAACGGCGCCGTTGTAGGTGAGCCTGACCGCATCACCGCCGTCCGCGTGACTGACTAG
- a CDS encoding peptidylprolyl isomerase, whose translation MAEIKDPENTILIELKDGTVAIELLPDVAPGHSERMKELARSGAYDNVAFHRVIDGFMAQTGDVQNANMEKDYNPRAAGTGGSDLPNLKAEFSKIPHDRGTLGAARSANPDSANSQFFINFKDNHFLNGQYTVYGRVIQGMDLVDNITKGEPPANPDRMISVKVAADA comes from the coding sequence ATGGCCGAGATCAAAGACCCCGAGAACACGATCCTGATCGAGCTGAAGGACGGCACCGTCGCGATCGAGTTGCTGCCCGACGTGGCCCCCGGCCATTCCGAGCGCATGAAAGAGCTGGCGCGCAGCGGCGCCTATGACAACGTCGCGTTCCACCGGGTGATCGACGGCTTCATGGCGCAGACCGGCGACGTGCAGAACGCCAACATGGAGAAAGATTACAACCCCCGCGCCGCAGGCACTGGCGGCAGCGATCTGCCCAACCTCAAGGCCGAGTTTTCCAAGATCCCGCATGATCGCGGCACTTTGGGCGCGGCGCGCAGTGCCAATCCCGACAGCGCCAACAGCCAATTCTTCATCAACTTCAAGGACAACCATTTCCTCAACGGCCAATACACCGTCTATGGCCGCGTCATTCAGGGCATGGATCTGGTCGACAACATCACCAAGGGCGAGCCGCCCGCAAATCCCGACCGCATGATCAGCGTCAAGGTGGCCGCAGATGCGTAA
- a CDS encoding phosphoglycerate kinase has product MSWKTLDDMDLNAKRVLVRVDINVPVEGGRVTDATRIERIAPTVEDILSKGGRPILIAHFGRPKGKVVLDLSLRIVIPALEKALGHSVRLIETLDGAENLTAEAEAAEVLLLENIRFYPGEEANDPDFAARLAALGDIYCNDAFSAAHRAHASTTGIAHLMPSCAGRLMQAELEALEAALSHPKRPVAAVVGGAKVSTKLDLLSNLVEKVDSLVIGGGMANTFLAAQGLHVGKSLCEHDMAATAREIMTKAAAEGCEIILPADIVVAREFAENAASETLAVHLCPDDAMILDAGPQSVRRVAQVLDGARTLIWNGPLGAFEISPFDTATNEAARHAAERTRAGQLISVAGGGDTVAALNRAGAAEDFTYISTAGGAFLEWMEGKDLPGVAALKG; this is encoded by the coding sequence ATGAGCTGGAAGACCCTCGATGACATGGACCTGAATGCCAAGCGTGTTCTGGTGCGCGTCGATATCAACGTGCCGGTCGAAGGCGGGCGCGTGACCGATGCCACCCGGATCGAGCGGATTGCGCCCACGGTCGAGGATATTCTGTCCAAGGGTGGGCGCCCGATCCTCATTGCCCATTTCGGCCGGCCCAAAGGCAAGGTCGTGCTGGATCTGTCGCTGCGCATCGTGATCCCCGCGCTGGAAAAGGCGCTGGGCCATAGCGTGCGCCTGATCGAGACGCTGGACGGCGCCGAAAACCTGACCGCCGAGGCGGAGGCGGCCGAGGTCTTGCTGCTTGAGAACATTCGTTTTTATCCCGGCGAAGAGGCGAACGATCCCGACTTTGCCGCGCGCCTTGCTGCCTTGGGCGATATTTACTGCAACGATGCGTTTTCTGCCGCGCATCGCGCCCATGCCAGCACGACGGGTATCGCGCATCTCATGCCCTCCTGCGCCGGGCGCCTGATGCAGGCCGAGCTGGAGGCGCTGGAGGCCGCGCTCAGCCATCCCAAGCGGCCCGTCGCCGCCGTGGTAGGCGGTGCCAAGGTGTCGACCAAGCTCGATCTGCTGAGCAACCTTGTCGAAAAGGTCGATAGCCTCGTAATTGGCGGTGGCATGGCCAATACCTTCCTCGCGGCCCAAGGTTTGCATGTCGGCAAGTCCCTTTGCGAGCATGACATGGCCGCCACAGCGCGCGAGATCATGACCAAGGCCGCTGCTGAGGGATGCGAGATCATTCTGCCCGCCGATATCGTCGTCGCGCGCGAATTCGCGGAAAATGCCGCGAGCGAAACGCTCGCGGTGCATCTATGCCCCGACGACGCGATGATCCTCGACGCCGGTCCGCAAAGCGTACGGCGCGTGGCGCAGGTTCTGGATGGCGCCCGTACACTGATCTGGAACGGCCCGCTGGGCGCGTTCGAGATTTCTCCATTTGATACCGCCACCAACGAGGCGGCGCGTCATGCTGCCGAAAGAACCCGCGCGGGCCAGCTGATCTCGGTGGCGGGCGGGGGTGATACGGTCGCCGCGCTAAATCGTGCGGGCGCGGCAGAGGACTTCACCTATATTTCCACAGCGGGCGGAGCCTTCCTCGAATGGATGGAGGGCAAGGACCTGCCCGGGGTCGCGGCGCTCAAGGGCTGA
- a CDS encoding fructose bisphosphate aldolase produces the protein MPNAAQADRIRAGNGFIAALDQSGGSTPKALAQYGVPESAYGSDAEMFDLIHAMRARIAQAPDFNGDKVVGAILFEMTMDRKIDGKPSAQYLWEERAVVPFLKVDKGLADEVDGVRLMKPMPELDALCERAAAAGVFGTKMRSVIDAASASGIDAVVAQQFKVGQQILGHGLIPIIEPEVTISIKDKAEAEALLLDTLTRHLDALPKGIEVMLKLTLPETANHYRALTEHPAVMRVVALSGGYSRDEANRRLSENTGIIASFSRALTEGLSADQSDNEFNKTIGATIDSIHAASVAG, from the coding sequence ATGCCGAACGCAGCCCAAGCAGATAGAATTCGTGCCGGAAACGGCTTTATCGCCGCGCTCGACCAGTCTGGCGGCTCGACGCCCAAGGCGCTGGCCCAATATGGCGTGCCCGAAAGCGCCTATGGCAGCGACGCCGAGATGTTCGACCTGATCCACGCAATGCGCGCGCGCATCGCCCAGGCCCCCGATTTCAACGGTGACAAGGTCGTGGGCGCGATCCTGTTCGAGATGACGATGGACCGCAAGATCGACGGCAAACCCTCCGCGCAATATCTGTGGGAAGAGCGCGCCGTCGTGCCCTTCCTCAAGGTGGACAAGGGCCTGGCCGACGAAGTCGATGGCGTGCGCCTGATGAAGCCGATGCCGGAGCTCGACGCGCTTTGCGAGCGCGCCGCCGCTGCGGGCGTCTTCGGCACCAAGATGCGCTCGGTCATCGACGCGGCCTCGGCCAGCGGGATCGACGCGGTCGTGGCGCAGCAATTCAAGGTGGGCCAGCAGATCCTCGGCCACGGCCTCATCCCAATCATCGAGCCCGAGGTCACGATCAGCATCAAGGACAAGGCCGAGGCCGAAGCGCTTTTGCTGGATACGCTCACCCGCCATCTGGATGCGCTTCCCAAAGGCATCGAGGTGATGCTGAAACTGACGCTGCCCGAGACCGCAAACCACTACCGCGCCCTGACGGAACATCCCGCCGTGATGCGCGTCGTCGCCCTTTCGGGTGGCTACAGCCGGGACGAGGCGAACCGCCGACTGTCCGAAAATACGGGCATCATCGCCAGCTTCAGCCGCGCGCTGACCGAGGGCCTCTCGGCCGATCAATCGGACAACGAGTTCAACAAGACGATCGGCGCGACGATTGACAGCATCCACGCGGCATCAGTCGCGGGCTAG
- a CDS encoding acyl-CoA dehydrogenase family protein — MTNQPPARGDLDMWASDPALQDHAFGGDGDHLALFGRKMGRSAMRDTAQEADRIAPHARLFDAGGRRVDEVVYHPAYHEIMQAGLGAGYAALPWEGAEGGHSTHAAMVYMTAQIAPGLCAPMTMTYAAPPALRAAPRLFDDWVPKLTARLYDPAIRPLGQKAGATMAMAVTEKQGGTDAAAITTCAVRDGDAYRLRGHKWACTAPMADGIITLAQAPGGLTLFLVPRWLEGTRNAVHIQRLKEMLGGRAAAVAEIEFADALAYPLGEEGDGLARLRDTVLHTRLDAGIAPAGLMRAALGAAHHWCSHRTVREAQLIDQPLMRSVLADLALDWEGALAFSLTVARAFDEGSEHARAFARLGAALAKYLNNRLCAPTIAEALECIGGAGYDAASPLPLLYREAPLNGLWEGPANALCLEIIRILREVPLAGEALSDALGAVTGEYRRYDAALRAHMGRFPRLPDEGQARWYADSLATLLTASILIRQSPPAVADAYIATRLTGERGRSAGAISGIDTGAVLARLG; from the coding sequence GTGACAAATCAGCCGCCCGCGCGCGGCGATCTGGATATGTGGGCAAGCGATCCTGCCCTGCAGGATCATGCCTTTGGCGGGGATGGCGATCACCTGGCCCTTTTCGGACGCAAGATGGGCCGCAGCGCGATGCGCGACACCGCGCAAGAAGCGGATCGCATCGCACCCCATGCCCGGCTATTCGACGCCGGGGGGCGGCGCGTGGACGAGGTGGTCTACCACCCCGCCTATCACGAGATCATGCAAGCGGGGCTGGGCGCCGGATACGCCGCCTTGCCGTGGGAGGGCGCGGAGGGCGGGCATTCAACCCACGCCGCGATGGTCTATATGACGGCACAGATCGCGCCGGGCCTTTGCGCGCCGATGACGATGACCTACGCGGCGCCCCCTGCCCTGCGCGCGGCGCCGCGCCTCTTCGACGATTGGGTGCCCAAGCTGACGGCGCGCCTTTACGATCCGGCGATCCGCCCGCTGGGACAAAAGGCCGGCGCGACGATGGCGATGGCCGTGACCGAGAAGCAGGGCGGCACGGACGCGGCGGCGATCACGACGTGCGCGGTCAGAGACGGCGATGCGTATCGTCTGCGCGGACATAAATGGGCCTGCACGGCACCGATGGCCGACGGCATCATTACACTGGCACAAGCGCCCGGTGGGCTGACCCTGTTTCTGGTGCCGCGGTGGCTGGAAGGGACGCGCAACGCCGTGCATATCCAGCGGCTGAAGGAGATGCTGGGCGGCCGGGCGGCCGCGGTGGCCGAGATAGAGTTTGCCGATGCGCTGGCCTATCCGCTGGGCGAAGAGGGTGACGGACTGGCCCGGCTGCGCGACACCGTCCTGCATACCCGCCTCGATGCGGGCATCGCCCCCGCTGGCCTCATGCGCGCGGCGCTGGGTGCGGCGCATCACTGGTGTAGCCACCGTACGGTGCGAGAGGCGCAGCTGATCGATCAGCCGCTGATGCGAAGCGTCCTCGCCGATCTGGCGCTGGACTGGGAGGGCGCGCTGGCCTTCAGCCTGACCGTCGCGCGCGCCTTCGACGAGGGTAGCGAGCATGCCCGCGCCTTTGCCCGGCTGGGCGCCGCTTTGGCCAAATATCTGAACAACCGCCTCTGCGCGCCCACCATCGCCGAAGCGCTCGAATGCATCGGCGGTGCGGGATACGACGCAGCCTCGCCTTTGCCCCTTCTCTACCGCGAAGCGCCTCTGAACGGCCTGTGGGAAGGGCCTGCCAACGCGCTCTGCCTAGAGATCATCCGCATCCTGCGCGAGGTGCCGCTGGCCGGCGAAGCTCTGAGCGATGCGCTGGGCGCGGTGACAGGTGAATACCGCCGCTACGACGCCGCCCTGCGCGCGCATATGGGGCGTTTTCCGCGCCTTCCCGACGAAGGCCAGGCACGCTGGTATGCCGACAGTCTCGCGACCCTGCTGACCGCCTCGATCTTGATCCGGCAGTCGCCACCCGCTGTTGCGGACGCCTATATTGCCACGCGGCTGACGGGCGAGCGGGGACGCAGCGCGGGCGCGATTTCGGGGATCGATACCGGGGCGGTTCTGGCGCGGCTGGGCTGA
- a CDS encoding FtsB family cell division protein, giving the protein MHRKKPPLGVFVYFLIAFALGTYFTFAAVQGDYGLFSRATIEAEASELQAQLDALNGEIAVMENLTRRLSDTYLDLDLLDEQARSVIGLLRSDEIVIR; this is encoded by the coding sequence ATGCACCGCAAAAAGCCCCCTTTGGGCGTCTTCGTCTATTTCTTGATCGCGTTCGCATTGGGAACGTACTTCACCTTTGCGGCCGTGCAGGGGGATTATGGCCTCTTTAGCCGCGCCACGATCGAGGCCGAGGCTAGCGAGTTGCAAGCGCAGCTAGATGCGCTGAATGGCGAGATCGCTGTGATGGAAAATCTGACGCGGCGTCTGTCGGACACGTATCTGGATCTCGACCTTCTGGACGAGCAGGCGCGCTCTGTGATCGGCCTGCTGCGCAGCGACGAAATCGTCATCCGCTGA